One window of Jannaschia sp. CCS1 genomic DNA carries:
- the uvrB gene encoding excinuclease ABC subunit UvrB: protein MPDTGRAVDALRAQLKMEGGKAFVLQTEFEPAGDQPTAIAELSEGIREGERDQVLLGATGTGKTFTMAKMIEETQRPAIILAPNKTLAAQLYAEFKNFFPENAVEYFVSYYDYYQPEAYVARSDTYIEKESQINEQIDRMRHSATRALLERDDVIIVASVSCIYGIGSVETYGAMTQDLHAGREYDQRKVIADLVAQQYRRNDAAFQRGCFRVRGDSLEVWPAHLDDRAWKLSFFGEELESITEFDPLTGQKTDTFEKIRVYANSHYVTPRPTMQQAMKGIKSELAMRLKQMIDEGKLLEAQRLEQRTNFDLEMLEATGVCNGIENYSRYLTGRAPGEPPPTLFEYIPDNAIVFADESHVSVPQIGGMYRGDYRRKFTLAEHGFRLPSCMDNRPLKFEEWDAMRPQSVFVSATPAAWELEQAGGVFTEQVIRPTGLIDPQIEIRPVDMQVDDLLDEVRKVAADGYRTLVTTLTKRMAEDLTEYMHEQGIRVRYMHSDIDTLERIEILRDLRLGAFDVLIGINLLREGLDIPECGLVAILDADKEGFLRSETSLIQTIGRAARNADGRVIMYADKITGSMERAMRETERRRVKQLAYNEEHGITPATIKKNVDDILMGVYQGDTDQSRVTAKVDKPLVGANLAAHLDGLRDKMRKAAENLEFEEAARLRDEVKRLETVELAIADDPLARQSAVEAAVEDASKASGRSTAGRGGQRGGNVKRRKR, encoded by the coding sequence ATGCCTGACACGGGCCGCGCCGTGGACGCGCTGCGCGCACAATTGAAAATGGAGGGTGGCAAAGCCTTTGTCCTCCAGACCGAGTTTGAACCGGCAGGCGATCAGCCCACCGCAATCGCAGAATTGTCCGAGGGGATTCGCGAGGGTGAACGGGACCAGGTGCTCCTTGGCGCAACGGGAACTGGTAAGACCTTCACCATGGCAAAGATGATTGAGGAAACGCAGCGCCCCGCCATCATTCTTGCGCCCAACAAGACGTTGGCCGCGCAGCTTTATGCGGAGTTCAAGAACTTCTTCCCGGAAAACGCCGTCGAATACTTCGTCAGCTACTACGACTATTATCAGCCCGAGGCCTATGTGGCGCGGTCCGACACCTACATCGAGAAAGAAAGCCAGATCAACGAACAGATCGACCGCATGCGCCACTCGGCCACGCGGGCCCTGTTGGAACGGGACGACGTTATCATCGTGGCATCCGTGTCGTGTATCTACGGCATCGGCAGCGTGGAAACCTACGGTGCGATGACCCAGGATCTGCACGCAGGCCGGGAATATGACCAACGCAAGGTCATCGCCGATCTGGTGGCGCAGCAATATCGCCGCAACGACGCCGCCTTTCAGCGGGGGTGTTTCCGCGTGCGCGGTGACAGTCTGGAAGTCTGGCCCGCCCACTTGGATGATCGCGCCTGGAAGCTGTCGTTTTTTGGGGAAGAGCTGGAAAGCATCACCGAATTCGACCCCCTGACCGGTCAGAAGACGGACACGTTCGAGAAGATCCGCGTCTACGCGAATTCCCACTACGTCACGCCGCGCCCCACGATGCAGCAGGCCATGAAGGGCATTAAGTCTGAGCTGGCGATGCGCCTGAAACAGATGATTGACGAGGGCAAGCTGCTGGAGGCCCAGCGGCTGGAACAACGCACCAACTTCGATCTGGAGATGCTGGAAGCCACCGGCGTCTGCAACGGGATCGAGAACTACTCCCGCTATCTGACGGGCCGCGCGCCGGGTGAACCGCCCCCCACCCTGTTCGAATACATCCCCGATAATGCGATTGTTTTCGCCGACGAAAGCCATGTTTCCGTGCCGCAGATCGGCGGGATGTACCGCGGCGACTACCGGCGCAAATTCACGCTGGCAGAACACGGCTTCCGCCTGCCCTCCTGCATGGACAACCGCCCCCTGAAGTTTGAGGAATGGGACGCCATGCGGCCGCAATCCGTCTTCGTATCCGCCACACCCGCCGCGTGGGAGTTGGAGCAGGCGGGCGGCGTTTTCACCGAACAGGTCATTCGCCCAACAGGCCTGATCGACCCGCAGATCGAGATCCGACCGGTGGATATGCAGGTCGATGATCTGCTGGATGAGGTCCGCAAAGTGGCCGCCGATGGTTATCGCACGCTGGTCACGACGCTCACCAAGCGCATGGCCGAAGATCTGACGGAATACATGCACGAACAGGGCATCCGCGTGCGCTACATGCACTCGGATATCGACACACTGGAACGGATCGAAATCCTGCGCGACCTGCGGTTGGGCGCGTTTGACGTGCTGATCGGGATCAACCTGCTGCGCGAGGGTCTCGACATTCCGGAATGCGGGTTGGTGGCCATTCTGGATGCCGACAAGGAAGGCTTTTTGCGGTCCGAGACGTCCCTGATTCAGACCATTGGGCGGGCCGCGCGCAACGCCGACGGTCGCGTGATCATGTATGCGGACAAGATCACCGGCTCCATGGAGCGCGCCATGCGCGAGACCGAGCGGAGACGGGTCAAGCAGTTGGCGTATAACGAAGAACACGGCATCACGCCCGCAACGATCAAGAAGAATGTCGATGACATCCTGATGGGCGTCTACCAGGGTGACACCGACCAAAGCCGCGTCACGGCCAAGGTCGACAAACCGCTTGTGGGCGCGAACCTTGCGGCGCATCTCGACGGCCTGCGCGACAAGATGCGCAAGGCGGCGGAGAACCTGGAGTTTGAGGAAGCTGCGCGCCTGCGTGATGAGGTCAAGCGGTTGGAGACGGTGGAACTGGCCATCGCCGACGACCCGCTGGCCCGCCAGTCAGCGGTGGAGGCGGCGGTGGAAGATGCGTCAAAGGCCAGCGGCCGGTCAACGGCAGGTCGGGGCGGTCAACGGGGTGGGAACGTCAAGCGGCGGAAGCGGTAG
- a CDS encoding NYN domain-containing protein, with translation MQLPLSLLLTSLASAGGSFVIGGPSLTLPLAVSLLAATAAVILVATALLRGTKGPGRTARTAGGSKPQVVIDGFNVMHWDGEEPRLAALKDVIATLHAGGCQTGVVFDANAGYKLCDRYLSDRDFAKLLGLPRNRVMVVNKGEPADPTILSAARDLKAKIVSNDRFRDWVRDFPEVAAPGLLIRGGFTEGTPWFEDAALRA, from the coding sequence ATGCAGCTTCCCTTGTCTCTACTTCTGACCTCTCTCGCCTCCGCCGGTGGAAGCTTCGTGATCGGCGGGCCAAGCTTGACCCTTCCGCTGGCCGTGTCGCTTCTTGCTGCGACGGCCGCTGTAATCCTTGTGGCAACCGCCCTGCTGCGCGGAACCAAGGGGCCAGGACGCACTGCGCGGACGGCTGGCGGGTCGAAGCCCCAGGTCGTCATCGACGGCTTTAACGTGATGCATTGGGATGGCGAGGAGCCGCGACTGGCCGCGTTGAAGGACGTGATAGCGACGCTGCACGCCGGAGGCTGCCAGACCGGCGTCGTCTTTGACGCCAATGCCGGCTACAAACTTTGCGACCGCTACCTGAGCGACCGCGACTTCGCGAAGCTCTTGGGTCTTCCACGCAACCGCGTCATGGTTGTGAACAAGGGAGAGCCCGCAGATCCGACGATCCTGTCTGCGGCCCGTGACCTGAAGGCGAAGATCGTCAGCAATGACCGCTTCCGCGACTGGGTCCGCGACTTTCCCGAAGTGGCCGCACCGGGGCTGTTGATCCGCGGCGGCTTCACTGAGGGCACGCCTTGGTTTGAAGACGCGGCCCTGCGGGCGTGA
- a CDS encoding ETC complex I subunit, giving the protein MSARIYKPAKTAMSSGTAKTKDWVLEFLPSQARAIDPLMGWTSSSDMDSQVHLRFETAEAAKDYAKANGIEAVVLKPKSRKPNIRAGGYGENFATNRRGAWTH; this is encoded by the coding sequence ATGAGCGCACGCATTTATAAACCCGCCAAAACCGCGATGTCCTCGGGCACCGCGAAAACGAAGGACTGGGTGCTGGAATTTCTGCCGTCCCAGGCCCGCGCGATTGATCCGCTGATGGGCTGGACGTCTTCCTCGGACATGGACAGCCAGGTTCACCTGCGGTTTGAGACGGCCGAGGCCGCTAAAGATTACGCCAAGGCGAATGGCATCGAGGCGGTCGTCCTGAAGCCAAAGTCGCGCAAGCCCAACATCCGCGCGGGTGGCTACGGTGAGAATTTTGCCACCAATCGGCGCGGCGCTTGGACCCACTGA
- a CDS encoding metallophosphoesterase family protein has product MTQWKAPAPEDVVYVIGDIHGSIEKLDVLLSKIDADISTSPGVSGKVVFVGDYIDRGDASADVLRFVAHITTTYPDRLIGLMGNHERMMLDFLANPTGPAKRWIRFGGLQTMANFGVGADVIMDNPHAEDLLDAAGDLMEAMGQDLVDWLNNLPLSWSSGTLWVVHAGAKPSVAMDAQLPKTLLWGSDRFMKQERDDGQWVAFGHQPFDTPFAKDGRIAVDTGAVYGGPLTAARVDPSGDVRFLTS; this is encoded by the coding sequence ATGACGCAGTGGAAAGCGCCCGCCCCGGAGGATGTCGTCTACGTCATTGGCGACATCCATGGCAGCATCGAAAAGCTAGACGTTTTGCTGTCGAAGATCGACGCCGACATCTCCACGAGCCCGGGCGTCAGCGGGAAGGTGGTCTTTGTCGGGGATTACATCGACCGAGGGGATGCGAGCGCGGATGTGCTTCGGTTCGTGGCCCATATCACCACCACATATCCGGACCGCCTGATCGGATTAATGGGCAATCACGAGCGGATGATGCTGGACTTCTTGGCCAACCCCACGGGCCCCGCCAAGCGATGGATCCGCTTTGGGGGGTTACAGACCATGGCCAACTTCGGTGTCGGCGCGGATGTTATCATGGACAATCCACACGCTGAGGATCTGTTGGATGCCGCCGGTGACCTGATGGAGGCCATGGGGCAGGATCTTGTTGACTGGCTCAACAATCTACCGCTCTCGTGGTCGTCGGGCACACTTTGGGTGGTGCATGCAGGGGCCAAGCCGTCTGTCGCAATGGACGCGCAGCTTCCCAAAACGCTTCTGTGGGGGTCAGATCGCTTCATGAAGCAGGAGCGTGATGACGGCCAATGGGTGGCTTTCGGACATCAGCCGTTCGACACACCGTTCGCAAAGGATGGTCGCATTGCCGTGGACACGGGGGCCGTCTACGGCGGGCCATTGACCGCCGCGCGCGTGGATCCGTCGGGCGATGTGAGGTTTCTGACCAGTTAG